The following coding sequences are from one Devosia yakushimensis window:
- a CDS encoding LamB/YcsF family protein, with protein MRIDLNSDLGEGFGPYIIADDAGIMDIITSANLACGYHAGDPVIMDRTIGLAKAAGVDIGAHVGYPDRMGFGRRPMSMDLAELEKHVIYQLGALEGLARPYGRKISHMNPHGALGNLACADRAVADALVRAISAFDPEIAYLVLTGTELETAARSAGRQTINLFLADRAYLANGQLAPRNLPGAVIKDSKTSTERIMRLLDDGTLVTIDGQILRIEVQSILVHSDTPGAIEMARAIRSAITGAGGVITPLSELLQQS; from the coding sequence ATGCGGATCGATCTCAATTCAGACCTCGGCGAGGGTTTTGGCCCCTATATCATTGCCGATGATGCCGGGATCATGGACATCATCACCTCGGCAAACCTGGCCTGCGGCTATCATGCCGGCGATCCGGTGATCATGGACCGCACTATCGGGCTCGCCAAAGCCGCAGGCGTCGATATTGGCGCCCATGTCGGTTACCCCGACAGGATGGGTTTTGGCCGCCGCCCGATGTCGATGGATTTGGCGGAACTCGAAAAGCACGTCATCTACCAATTGGGTGCCCTTGAGGGCCTGGCCAGGCCCTATGGGCGCAAGATCAGCCATATGAATCCTCACGGTGCCCTGGGCAATCTGGCCTGTGCCGACCGTGCAGTGGCCGATGCCCTTGTCCGTGCCATCAGCGCCTTCGATCCCGAGATTGCCTATCTGGTGTTGACCGGTACGGAGCTCGAAACGGCGGCGCGCTCGGCAGGCCGGCAAACGATCAATCTGTTCCTTGCCGACCGCGCCTATCTGGCGAACGGCCAGCTCGCGCCCAGAAACCTGCCTGGAGCCGTGATCAAGGACAGCAAGACCTCGACGGAGCGGATCATGCGGCTTCTCGACGATGGCACGCTCGTCACCATTGACGGCCAGATTCTCCGCATCGAAGTCCAATCTATCCTTGTCCACTCAGACACTCCGGGCGCCATCGAAATGGCGCGGGCGATCCGCTCGGCCATTACCGGCGCCGGCGGGGTCATAACGCCGCTATCGGAGCTGCTCCAGCAATCATAG
- a CDS encoding SDR family oxidoreductase, giving the protein MPFSDYKTALVTGASTGMGYAIAERLAREGVTVHGVGRNVEGLQKLADACGAIPHVVDVSDTAALTELVSGLEVDILVNNAGVSRAGNILSSNEFDIDEQIDVNLRAALQLARLTLPGMMARNRGHIVNITSIAGHYEFGGHTVYHATKAALHTVSRQLRVDAYGKDVRVTEICPGRIETDIFAKVQKLDPAEAHKRFFADFECPKPEDIADAVAFAIAAPHYVNVGMIEIMPTLQVPGGLRTGTRTEFPSTRG; this is encoded by the coding sequence ATGCCATTCTCAGACTACAAGACCGCCCTGGTAACTGGCGCATCCACCGGCATGGGCTATGCGATCGCGGAACGGCTGGCACGGGAGGGTGTCACCGTCCATGGCGTTGGGCGCAATGTCGAAGGTCTTCAGAAGCTGGCGGATGCCTGCGGCGCCATTCCCCACGTGGTCGATGTCAGCGACACCGCAGCGTTGACCGAGCTGGTATCGGGTCTTGAAGTCGATATTCTCGTCAACAATGCGGGCGTTTCCCGCGCCGGCAATATCCTCAGCTCGAACGAATTCGACATCGACGAACAGATCGACGTCAACTTGCGCGCGGCACTGCAGCTGGCGCGCCTCACCCTGCCCGGCATGATGGCGCGCAATCGCGGCCACATCGTCAATATCACCTCGATCGCCGGTCATTACGAATTCGGCGGGCACACCGTCTATCACGCGACCAAGGCCGCCCTGCATACCGTGTCGCGGCAATTGCGTGTCGACGCCTATGGCAAGGATGTCCGGGTGACCGAGATCTGTCCCGGCCGCATCGAAACCGACATCTTCGCCAAGGTGCAGAAACTCGATCCGGCAGAGGCTCACAAGCGCTTCTTCGCCGATTTCGAATGCCCCAAGCCGGAGGACATTGCTGACGCCGTGGCCTTCGCGATTGCTGCGCCACACTATGTCAACGTAGGGATGATCGAGATCATGCCGACATTGCAGGTTCCCGGAGGACTGCGCACCGGCACAAGAACGGAATTCCCGTCCACCCGGGGCTAG
- a CDS encoding carbohydrate ABC transporter permease, translating into MSIAKASSRPRPKRPQVNSSSFDTALGWQPGRTATTLLRAAVCAIILFVFAGPILTIIAGAFDLNPDPTRLTLIPRNPSLENFAVATQRGIWGFFWNSLLIAGFGLLLQIIVAVTAGYALARRKFRGQAIVLGIFLATMMLPEEVVAVPLAVVLGDLPLVGISLRGTIFAVILPVAASAFSILVMAAFMRDIPDEIVEAATIDGASEMRILIEIILPMCKPALGVVAIFGFIGIWDQYLLPIIAANRTSDYMITVALASLRADVQVGTGVLLAGAFLALIPSLIVYLLLQNSLVRGITSGAIKG; encoded by the coding sequence ATGAGCATCGCTAAAGCTTCGAGCCGGCCACGCCCCAAGCGCCCCCAGGTCAATAGCAGCAGCTTCGACACCGCCCTGGGATGGCAACCGGGCAGGACCGCTACGACCCTGTTGCGCGCCGCGGTCTGCGCCATCATCCTCTTCGTCTTTGCCGGCCCGATCCTCACCATCATTGCCGGTGCCTTCGATCTCAATCCCGACCCGACGCGCCTCACCTTGATCCCGCGCAATCCAAGCCTCGAAAACTTCGCGGTCGCCACGCAGCGCGGCATCTGGGGCTTCTTCTGGAATTCGCTGCTGATCGCCGGTTTTGGCCTGCTGCTGCAGATCATCGTCGCTGTCACCGCCGGCTATGCCCTGGCGCGCCGGAAATTTCGCGGACAGGCCATCGTGCTGGGCATATTCCTCGCCACGATGATGCTGCCAGAAGAGGTAGTTGCCGTGCCACTCGCGGTCGTCCTTGGGGACCTTCCGCTGGTCGGCATCAGCCTGCGCGGCACGATTTTCGCCGTGATCCTGCCGGTGGCCGCCTCCGCCTTCTCGATCCTGGTCATGGCCGCCTTCATGCGCGACATTCCCGACGAGATCGTGGAGGCCGCCACCATCGACGGCGCCAGCGAAATGCGTATCCTCATCGAGATCATCCTGCCCATGTGCAAGCCGGCGCTCGGCGTCGTTGCCATCTTCGGCTTCATCGGCATCTGGGATCAGTATCTACTGCCGATCATCGCCGCCAACCGCACCTCGGATTATATGATCACCGTTGCGCTGGCGAGCCTGCGGGCGGATGTGCAAGTGGGCACCGGCGTATTGCTCGCGGGCGCGTTCCTCGCCCTGATCCCCAGCCTGATCGTTTACCTCCTGCTGCAGAACTCGCTGGTTCGCGGCATCACTTCGGGCGCGATCAAGGGATAG
- a CDS encoding sugar phosphate isomerase/epimerase family protein encodes MILSTVTDEVLPDRSHGAFPRIFRTAAEQGVSTFEIRMVEAKRFPIVESEAWDRLLHYSREFGITYTSVSPGLFKTSLHSDLMLPHSNHLAAMSMDLAERIGVKTLVTFGVLRDPRDGADAFGRVVDLLRKTAEAAAVRGFTVQLENLPHTWADTADNCLALLKAVDHPAFGYIWDVGNLYEAEPGDFRPGYQKLKPYIRNVHLKDGRIENGRMIWQQFGQGLTDIRGQIETLKADGYAGTLTVEAKCEPQMDEDFPNSLRYLRSLL; translated from the coding sequence ATGATTTTGTCCACCGTTACCGACGAAGTGCTGCCCGACCGCTCCCACGGCGCCTTTCCGCGGATATTCCGCACCGCCGCCGAGCAGGGCGTCAGCACTTTCGAAATCCGCATGGTCGAGGCCAAGCGTTTTCCTATCGTTGAATCCGAGGCCTGGGACCGGCTGCTGCACTATTCCAGGGAGTTCGGCATTACCTATACCAGCGTGTCGCCGGGCCTCTTCAAGACCAGCTTGCATAGCGACCTGATGCTACCGCACAGCAATCATCTGGCTGCCATGAGCATGGATCTGGCCGAACGGATCGGCGTCAAGACACTGGTGACGTTTGGCGTGCTGCGCGATCCGCGTGATGGCGCCGATGCCTTCGGCCGTGTCGTCGATCTGCTGCGCAAGACCGCTGAAGCCGCGGCGGTTCGCGGCTTCACGGTGCAACTCGAAAACCTGCCCCATACCTGGGCCGACACTGCCGACAATTGCCTGGCGCTCCTCAAGGCGGTCGACCATCCGGCCTTCGGCTATATCTGGGACGTGGGCAATCTTTATGAGGCCGAGCCTGGCGATTTCCGCCCCGGCTACCAGAAGCTCAAGCCCTATATCCGCAACGTGCATCTCAAGGACGGCCGGATCGAAAACGGCCGCATGATCTGGCAGCAATTCGGCCAGGGCCTCACCGATATCCGCGGGCAGATCGAAACGCTCAAGGCCGATGGCTATGCGGGAACCCTGACCGTCGAGGCCAAATGCGAACCGCAGATGGACGAGGATTTCCCGAACTCACTGCGCTACCTGCGGTCTCTTCTCTGA
- a CDS encoding ABC transporter substrate-binding protein, translated as MFENPNKAGNAIRGLAFLAAALCSSTAMAQDALEVWSRSGPQAAETYKAVFAAFTEKTGIPVEYLATVEFETQLQARAAARDLPDVLIYDQASMASYANAGMILPVVPEDLAGHDQLSEASWDSVRMADGGYYGVPFSQHAQVTFIRSDWREKLGFDVPQTHDDLSALATAFATQDPDGNGVDGDTYGMAVPGTTDRGFFTWWLSSYMMQRGGSFVTGGEGKYTVTVNTPDSVAAVEWIQNLFCGTPSLVQPGALTNASATPFFAENHAGIYQTGPYAIANFDKAPGKDKYEIIIAPAGPGGKTTLTERTSIYFGATSSKPDQQKALAEFLISPEAQSLGMTAPGQPVVRLPVNTTLNAAEIYGDDRWAVVADQLTDSQLMPSDVDFTTARLDIAETFQSMFSQCTSDIQGQLDGLAGRISDELSQQNALQ; from the coding sequence TTGTTCGAGAACCCAAACAAGGCGGGCAATGCCATCCGGGGCCTCGCCTTTCTGGCGGCCGCGCTGTGCAGCTCGACGGCGATGGCCCAGGACGCCCTGGAAGTGTGGTCACGCAGTGGCCCGCAGGCCGCCGAAACTTACAAGGCTGTCTTTGCTGCCTTTACCGAGAAGACCGGCATTCCGGTGGAGTATCTGGCCACCGTCGAGTTCGAAACCCAGCTTCAGGCCCGCGCCGCCGCCCGGGATCTGCCTGACGTTCTGATCTATGATCAGGCCAGCATGGCCTCCTACGCCAATGCCGGCATGATCCTTCCTGTCGTCCCCGAGGACCTAGCTGGCCACGACCAACTCAGCGAAGCGTCGTGGGACTCCGTTCGCATGGCCGATGGCGGCTATTACGGCGTCCCGTTCAGCCAGCACGCGCAGGTGACCTTCATTCGCAGCGACTGGCGCGAGAAGCTTGGCTTTGACGTCCCGCAGACACATGACGACCTGTCGGCACTCGCCACAGCCTTCGCCACGCAAGACCCCGACGGCAATGGCGTGGATGGCGACACCTATGGCATGGCCGTGCCAGGCACGACCGATCGCGGTTTCTTCACCTGGTGGCTGTCCTCCTACATGATGCAGCGTGGCGGCTCTTTCGTCACTGGTGGCGAAGGCAAGTACACGGTGACCGTGAACACGCCGGACAGCGTCGCTGCTGTGGAATGGATTCAGAACCTGTTCTGCGGCACGCCCAGCCTGGTCCAGCCCGGCGCGCTGACCAATGCCAGCGCCACCCCATTCTTTGCCGAAAACCATGCCGGCATCTACCAGACCGGGCCCTATGCCATCGCCAATTTCGACAAGGCGCCGGGCAAGGACAAGTACGAAATCATCATTGCCCCGGCCGGTCCGGGTGGCAAGACGACCCTGACCGAGCGCACCAGCATCTATTTCGGCGCCACCTCGAGCAAACCCGATCAGCAGAAGGCCCTGGCCGAATTCCTGATCAGCCCGGAGGCCCAATCACTGGGCATGACAGCGCCCGGCCAGCCCGTTGTCCGCCTCCCCGTCAATACCACTCTCAACGCGGCCGAAATCTATGGTGACGACCGCTGGGCCGTGGTTGCCGATCAACTGACGGATTCGCAATTGATGCCATCCGATGTCGATTTCACCACCGCTCGCCTGGACATTGCCGAGACCTTCCAGTCGATGTTCTCGCAATGCACGAGCGACATTCAAGGGCAGCTCGATGGCCTCGCCGGACGCATTTCCGACGAGCTATCGCAACAGAACGCCCTGCAATGA
- a CDS encoding sugar phosphate isomerase/epimerase family protein: MIVTAVTNEVYPDASADSLPRIFARAADAGIRHFELRIVESRRFPAYDADSWVRLKRLANDYGVRFTAASPGLFKAGLDSEFLPLHLDHLLPMSLKLAASVDVNTMIVFAPNRSASKQAGEFNRVVDLLGAAVDKAAAEGFTMQLENLPGSWADTSDACLALLQAVNRPEFGYVWDTGNLFEAEQTHFRTGYEKLKPYIRNVHLKDGAFVHGQMVWKRYGEGVTDVRGQIQALKDDGYAGTLVLEAACKPHHLDDFPTSTRYLKSLF; the protein is encoded by the coding sequence ATGATCGTCACAGCCGTTACCAATGAAGTCTATCCCGATGCCTCCGCGGATTCGCTTCCCAGGATATTCGCCCGCGCCGCCGATGCCGGGATCAGGCATTTCGAACTGCGCATCGTGGAAAGCCGCCGTTTCCCTGCCTATGACGCCGATTCATGGGTTCGGCTAAAAAGGCTTGCGAACGACTATGGCGTGCGTTTCACCGCCGCGTCACCCGGTCTGTTCAAGGCCGGTCTCGACAGTGAATTCCTGCCTCTCCACCTTGACCACCTCCTTCCCATGAGCCTTAAGCTGGCGGCATCGGTCGACGTCAATACGATGATCGTCTTCGCCCCAAACCGCAGCGCAAGCAAGCAAGCCGGTGAGTTCAATCGGGTCGTCGATCTGCTCGGCGCGGCGGTCGACAAGGCCGCGGCCGAGGGTTTCACCATGCAGCTCGAAAACCTGCCCGGCAGTTGGGCCGACACCAGCGATGCCTGCCTCGCTCTGCTCCAGGCCGTCAATCGCCCCGAATTCGGCTATGTATGGGATACCGGCAATCTCTTTGAGGCGGAGCAAACCCATTTCCGCACCGGCTACGAAAAGCTCAAGCCCTATATCCGCAACGTTCACCTCAAGGACGGCGCTTTCGTCCATGGCCAAATGGTCTGGAAGCGCTACGGCGAAGGCGTCACAGACGTAAGAGGCCAGATTCAGGCGCTCAAGGATGACGGCTATGCCGGCACCCTTGTGCTCGAAGCGGCCTGCAAGCCGCACCATCTCGACGACTTCCCCACCTCGACCCGCTACCTCAAGTCGCTGTTTTGA
- a CDS encoding ABC transporter ATP-binding protein, with amino-acid sequence MARLQLKDVYKSFNQTDVITGIDLDIEHGEFVVFVGPSGCGKSTLLRMIAGLETISSGELWIGDELCNDVHPGDRGIAMVFQSYALYPHMSVYDNIGFNMRVTGTPREVRDSKIKNAARILQMEHLLERKPSQLSGGQRQRVAIGRAIVREPRVFLFDEPLSNLDAALRVDTRMELAKLHRDLGATMIYVTHDQVEAMTLADKIVVLNGGVVQQVGTPIELYQRPANLFVAGFIGSPKMNFISVEVSDVGQGGLKVKSPDISECEVPAATGNVKAGDRLTLGIRPQELKLEPDGPITGNVTVLERLGSETIVNADLADGKAILAVLEGDRPLDIGSSVKFAFDGSKAVLFDGEGSALLP; translated from the coding sequence ATGGCACGGCTTCAACTCAAGGACGTCTACAAATCCTTCAACCAGACGGACGTCATCACCGGCATCGACCTCGACATCGAGCACGGAGAATTTGTCGTCTTCGTCGGTCCATCAGGCTGCGGTAAGTCCACCCTCCTGCGCATGATCGCTGGCCTCGAGACCATTTCGAGCGGCGAACTCTGGATCGGCGACGAATTGTGCAATGACGTCCATCCGGGCGACCGCGGCATTGCCATGGTGTTCCAATCCTACGCGCTCTATCCGCATATGAGCGTCTACGACAATATCGGCTTCAACATGAGGGTGACCGGCACGCCACGCGAGGTTCGCGACAGCAAGATCAAGAATGCCGCTCGCATCCTTCAGATGGAACACCTGCTCGAGCGCAAGCCTTCGCAGCTTTCCGGCGGCCAGCGTCAGCGCGTGGCGATCGGCCGGGCCATCGTGCGCGAACCTAGGGTATTCTTGTTCGACGAGCCCCTGTCCAACCTCGATGCGGCCTTGCGGGTCGATACCCGCATGGAATTGGCAAAGCTGCATCGGGACCTGGGCGCAACGATGATCTACGTCACCCACGATCAGGTGGAAGCCATGACCTTGGCGGACAAGATCGTCGTGCTCAATGGCGGGGTCGTCCAACAGGTAGGCACGCCGATCGAGCTTTATCAGCGGCCGGCAAATCTTTTCGTGGCAGGCTTCATCGGCAGCCCGAAGATGAACTTCATTTCCGTCGAAGTCTCAGATGTCGGCCAAGGAGGCCTAAAGGTCAAATCGCCCGATATATCCGAATGCGAAGTGCCGGCTGCGACCGGCAACGTCAAGGCCGGCGACCGATTGACCCTGGGGATCAGGCCGCAAGAGCTGAAACTGGAGCCCGACGGCCCGATTACCGGCAATGTAACTGTGCTGGAACGGCTTGGCAGCGAGACTATCGTCAATGCGGATCTCGCCGATGGCAAGGCGATCCTGGCGGTTCTCGAAGGCGACCGGCCTCTCGATATCGGTAGTTCGGTGAAGTTTGCCTTTGATGGCTCCAAGGCGGTGCTTTTCGACGGTGAAGGCAGCGCATTACTCCCCTAG
- a CDS encoding carbohydrate ABC transporter permease: MTDQAGEAMTPLVKNAASRPPAASLRRRVRPQSRWWTVWLFLLPALLLFLYFKFIPMFAGIQMSFQKVRPFLGNEWVGWSNYAAVLNDSRFHDAIVHTLILGFGQSIGAVIGGLVLALLLEGASKTLWFVRTAAFLPVVTATAVIGEVWRIIYFPAPNGFLNSAIGSLGLDPVRWLEDPAVALYSVMAVGIWQGAPYNMVIFLAGLAGVDRSLYEASAIDGAKLRHRLWYVTLPALRPAMTIVLVLAAVRSLRVFTDVWVLTGGGPAGATDVWMTRIYSLGFERNQMGIASAASILLLIASIALTALALLITRKRAEK, encoded by the coding sequence ATGACCGACCAGGCGGGCGAGGCAATGACGCCTTTGGTAAAAAATGCGGCATCTCGCCCGCCTGCCGCCAGCTTGCGACGGCGGGTCAGGCCTCAATCCCGTTGGTGGACGGTCTGGCTGTTCCTTTTGCCGGCGCTGTTGCTGTTCCTCTATTTCAAGTTCATCCCGATGTTTGCCGGCATCCAGATGAGCTTCCAAAAAGTACGCCCCTTCCTTGGCAATGAATGGGTTGGCTGGTCGAACTATGCTGCGGTCCTCAACGATTCCCGCTTCCATGACGCCATCGTCCACACCCTGATCCTGGGTTTCGGACAATCCATCGGCGCCGTCATAGGAGGCCTCGTGCTGGCCTTGCTGCTCGAAGGCGCCAGCAAGACCCTCTGGTTCGTTCGGACGGCCGCGTTCCTGCCTGTGGTTACAGCCACAGCCGTTATCGGCGAAGTCTGGCGCATCATCTATTTTCCGGCGCCCAATGGCTTTCTCAATTCCGCTATCGGCTCGCTGGGGCTGGATCCGGTGCGCTGGCTCGAAGATCCCGCCGTTGCGCTCTATTCGGTCATGGCCGTCGGCATCTGGCAGGGCGCGCCCTACAATATGGTGATCTTCCTTGCGGGCCTGGCCGGCGTCGACCGCTCGCTCTACGAGGCCTCGGCCATAGACGGCGCCAAGCTGCGCCACCGCCTCTGGTACGTGACGCTGCCGGCGTTGCGCCCTGCAATGACCATCGTGCTCGTCCTTGCCGCGGTTCGCAGCCTGCGCGTCTTCACCGACGTCTGGGTGCTGACTGGCGGCGGTCCGGCGGGAGCAACCGATGTGTGGATGACACGCATCTACTCGCTTGGCTTTGAACGCAACCAGATGGGCATTGCCTCCGCTGCCTCCATTCTGTTGCTGATCGCCAGCATTGCCCTGACGGCACTCGCCCTGCTGATCACCCGCAAGCGCGCGGAGAAATGA